A genomic region of Magnolia sinica isolate HGM2019 chromosome 6, MsV1, whole genome shotgun sequence contains the following coding sequences:
- the LOC131249887 gene encoding 21 kDa protein-like translates to MEGCNSSSSSCASYALIAAMLSLLIFTVHVKSSSATQINNTEFIKTRCEVTMYPRVCFDSLSVYANTIQTSPQQLANASLSVSLASAQSTWTMMSRLLKGRGMKPREVGAVRDCIDNIGESIDELKKSIEEMGYLNDPDFQFHMENIQTWVSAALTDENTCMDGFAGNGMNGNVKSTITSRVVNVVQLTSNGLALTNSLTSTQPISR, encoded by the coding sequence ATGGAAGGTTGCAATAGTAGCAGCAGCTCATGTGCTTCTTATGCTCTTATTGCAGCTATGCTATCGctacttatcttcaccgtccatgtGAAATCAAGCTCCGCCACACAAATCAACAACACCGAGTTCATCAAGACTCGTTGTGAAGTAACGATGTATCCCCGTGTCTGCTTCGACTCTCTATCCGTCTACGCAAAtaccatccaaacaagcccacAGCAACTGGCTAATGCCTCGTTGTCCGTGAGCCTAGCCAGCGCCCAATCGACTTGGACCATGATGTCTCGGTTGTTGAAGGGGCGTGGCATGAAGCCCAGAGAGGTGGGCGCTGTGAGGGACTGCATCGACAACATCGGTGAATCCATCGATGAGCTGAAGAAGTCGATAGAGGAGATGGGCTACCTTAATGACCCCGATTTCCAATTCCACATGGAAAATATCCAAACGTGGGTGAGCGCGGCATTGACTGATGAGAACACATGCATGGATGGCTTTGCGGGCAATGGCATGAATGGAAATGTGAAGAGTACAATCACGAGTCGGGTTGTGAATGTGGTTCAGCTAACAAGTAATGGTTTGGCTCTAACCAACAGCCTCACTTCCACTCAACCCATTTCTCGTTAG